From Variimorphobacter saccharofermentans, one genomic window encodes:
- the pknB gene encoding Stk1 family PASTA domain-containing Ser/Thr kinase, giving the protein MLKAGMYISDRYEIIDKVGSGGMADVYKAKDQRLNRFVAIKVLKPEYSSDKSFVNKFRGEAQSAAGLSHPNIVNVYDVGDDSGLHYIVMELVEGITLKRFIERKGKLDIKEAVGIGIQIAQGMEAAHDNHIIHRDIKPQNIIISRDGKVKVTDFGIAKATNSNTITSNAMGSVHYLSPEQARGGYSDEKSDIYSLGVTLYEMLSGKVPFAGDNTVSVALLHIQGEAMPLRELDPDIPVSIDKIVQKCMQKRPERRYHSASELIADLKRAISNPDGDFVQIPAFVAPDSPTINISDDLGKIKSSAYLDDDIHDHKSNNSNRISEDEDEDLDSVDTKMEKFVVIGSIIAAVVLFLVIVAVVVWFFFSGEKNKKPDEGIATELSATPSPELTPIPTQLPSGETYEVPEVLGLTKEDAEQKIRDKAPDANIIYKEDFSDTIEEGRVMGQYPPGGTELDLTATVELTISTGPQSFELPNVYGLTEEQADKKLREKELVLEHEYVNSDEMELGRVISTSPERNTPVYKGDTVKVIVSTGPENKQVSVPSLIGMTEKQATKALTDIGLVKGAVTYEASDTYAEGKVTYQSNTAGQMVDPGTVVDIIISTGPDTPATEIKYIGQVTIDVNPFDYIGDGEAEIILEMEQDGWATTIKQEMLSVSDFPLNISGIEGDGPSDGIVRMYVDGELFQIPGSSEETTWTVKFKAVEE; this is encoded by the coding sequence ATGTTAAAAGCCGGTATGTATATCAGTGATCGTTATGAAATAATTGATAAAGTTGGATCTGGCGGTATGGCAGATGTGTATAAAGCTAAGGATCAAAGACTGAATAGATTTGTTGCGATAAAGGTATTAAAGCCGGAATATTCGAGTGATAAAAGCTTTGTTAATAAGTTTAGAGGAGAGGCGCAATCGGCGGCAGGATTATCTCACCCGAATATTGTTAATGTTTATGATGTAGGTGATGACAGTGGTCTACATTATATCGTTATGGAATTGGTAGAAGGAATTACCCTAAAACGTTTTATCGAACGTAAGGGTAAGCTTGATATAAAAGAAGCGGTTGGAATTGGTATTCAGATTGCTCAGGGTATGGAGGCGGCTCATGATAATCATATTATCCATAGAGACATAAAGCCGCAGAACATAATCATATCGAGAGATGGGAAAGTAAAGGTAACGGACTTTGGTATAGCCAAAGCTACAAACTCCAATACAATTACCTCGAATGCGATGGGTTCAGTACATTATCTTTCACCGGAACAGGCAAGGGGAGGCTACAGTGACGAGAAGAGTGATATCTATTCTCTTGGCGTTACCCTGTATGAGATGTTATCCGGTAAAGTTCCTTTTGCTGGTGATAATACCGTATCCGTAGCATTACTTCATATTCAGGGAGAAGCAATGCCACTACGTGAATTGGATCCGGACATACCGGTTAGTATTGATAAAATAGTTCAAAAATGTATGCAAAAGAGACCGGAAAGAAGATATCACTCTGCTTCGGAATTGATTGCTGATTTAAAAAGAGCAATCTCGAATCCGGATGGGGATTTCGTTCAGATTCCGGCTTTTGTTGCGCCTGATTCTCCAACAATTAATATTTCTGATGATTTAGGGAAGATTAAAAGTAGCGCCTATTTGGATGATGATATCCATGATCATAAAAGCAATAATTCAAACAGAATTTCCGAAGATGAAGACGAGGATTTGGATTCTGTTGATACTAAGATGGAAAAGTTTGTAGTGATTGGAAGTATCATTGCTGCAGTTGTGCTTTTCCTTGTAATTGTAGCGGTGGTTGTATGGTTCTTCTTCTCAGGGGAAAAAAATAAAAAGCCGGATGAGGGTATTGCCACCGAATTATCAGCAACTCCTTCACCGGAACTCACACCGATCCCGACACAGCTTCCTTCCGGCGAGACCTATGAAGTTCCTGAGGTCCTAGGACTTACAAAGGAAGATGCTGAACAGAAAATCAGAGATAAAGCACCTGATGCAAATATTATATATAAAGAAGATTTCTCGGATACCATCGAAGAAGGTAGAGTGATGGGCCAATATCCACCAGGGGGAACCGAACTGGATCTTACCGCTACCGTGGAATTAACCATCAGTACAGGTCCTCAATCCTTTGAGCTTCCGAATGTATATGGACTCACTGAGGAACAGGCAGATAAAAAACTTCGTGAAAAGGAACTTGTTTTAGAACATGAATATGTAAACAGTGACGAAATGGAATTGGGTCGGGTTATTTCCACATCTCCAGAGAGAAATACTCCGGTCTATAAAGGAGATACCGTAAAGGTTATTGTCAGCACTGGACCAGAGAATAAGCAGGTGAGTGTGCCTTCTCTAATAGGTATGACGGAAAAACAAGCAACAAAAGCGCTTACGGATATTGGTCTTGTTAAGGGCGCTGTTACCTACGAAGCTTCTGATACTTATGCAGAAGGAAAGGTAACCTATCAGAGTAATACTGCAGGACAAATGGTTGATCCGGGTACTGTAGTTGATATCATTATTAGTACCGGTCCAGATACACCGGCTACCGAGATCAAATATATCGGTCAGGTTACGATCGACGTTAATCCATTTGATTATATTGGAGATGGAGAAGCGGAGATAATCTTAGAGATGGAACAGGATGGATGGGCTACAACGATTAAACAGGAAATGTTATCCGTTTCAGATTTCCCGTTAAACATTAGTGGTATTGAAGGAGATGGTCCTTCGGATGGTATTGTAAGAATGTATGTAGATGGAGAACTGTTCCAGATACCGGGAAGTTCAGAAGAAACCACTTGGACAGTGAAATTTAAAGCTGTGGAGGAATAG
- the ychF gene encoding redox-regulated ATPase YchF has product MKLGIVGLPNVGKSTLFNSLTKAGAESANYPFCTIDPNIGIVPVPDERLQVLGDLYQSEKIVAATIEFVDIAGLVKGASKGEGLGNQFLSNIREVDAIVHVVRCFEDGNVIHVDGSVNPSRDIETINLELIFSDLEILERRIAKTAKGAKNDKALAEELNLLERLKVFLEEGNMAKAFPAEEKESELIKSYNLLTAKPVIYAANVKEEDLADDGSSNAYVNEVRDIASKDNSEVFVICAQIEQEIAELDEEEKRMFLEELGLKESGLEKLIKASYRILGLISYLTAGPKETRAWTIEVGTKAPQAAGKIHSDFERGFIRAEIVNYHNLVECGSYNAAKEKGLVRSEGKEYVVQDGDVVLFRFNV; this is encoded by the coding sequence ATGAAATTAGGTATAGTAGGCTTACCCAATGTCGGTAAGAGCACACTTTTTAACTCTTTGACAAAAGCAGGAGCGGAATCGGCTAATTACCCCTTTTGCACCATTGATCCGAATATAGGAATTGTTCCAGTGCCGGATGAAAGGCTGCAGGTATTGGGCGATTTATATCAGTCTGAAAAGATTGTTGCGGCGACCATTGAATTTGTTGACATTGCAGGATTAGTTAAAGGAGCATCCAAGGGAGAAGGACTTGGCAATCAGTTCTTGTCCAATATTCGTGAGGTAGATGCCATTGTCCATGTAGTAAGATGCTTTGAGGATGGCAATGTAATTCATGTGGATGGTTCTGTTAATCCTTCAAGAGATATCGAGACCATTAATTTAGAGTTGATCTTCTCTGATTTAGAGATATTGGAACGTAGAATAGCCAAAACTGCAAAAGGTGCTAAAAATGATAAGGCATTGGCTGAAGAACTGAATCTGTTGGAGCGCTTAAAGGTATTCCTGGAAGAAGGAAATATGGCAAAAGCCTTTCCGGCGGAGGAAAAAGAAAGCGAATTAATCAAAAGCTATAATCTTTTGACTGCAAAACCAGTGATATATGCTGCCAATGTCAAGGAAGAAGATTTGGCGGATGATGGTAGTAGTAATGCCTATGTAAATGAGGTTAGAGATATTGCTTCAAAAGATAATTCAGAGGTATTTGTGATCTGTGCACAGATTGAGCAGGAAATAGCGGAGTTGGATGAAGAAGAAAAGAGAATGTTCTTAGAGGAGCTTGGATTAAAAGAGTCTGGTCTGGAGAAACTAATCAAAGCAAGCTATCGGATCCTTGGATTAATCAGTTATCTGACAGCCGGACCAAAGGAAACAAGAGCTTGGACTATTGAGGTAGGTACCAAGGCACCACAAGCGGCAGGTAAGATTCATTCCGACTTTGAACGAGGATTTATTCGTGCCGAAATCGTAAATTATCATAACTTAGTGGAATGTGGTAGTTACAATGCAGCAAAGGAAAAGGGACTTGTTCGCTCAGAAGGAAAAGAATATGTTGTCCAGGATGGGGATGTAGTGTTATTCCGGTTTAATGTGTAA
- a CDS encoding thiamine diphosphokinase produces the protein MTNAENRILIISGGYIDDTFLSELSERERYSMIIAADRGLAAADRLELSLDLIVGDFDSVPEDVLARFRNKSTPIKTFPKEKDKTDTQIAIELALNNNPTAIDIVGATGCRMDHVLANIHLLLLPLRQNIHANILDLNNRIYLMDKSFSIHKTEQYGGYVSLLPFTEKVAGLTLKGFKYPLDHVLLNSGNSIGISNEIKDDVARVEFSQGILVVMEAKD, from the coding sequence ATGACAAACGCAGAGAATAGAATACTTATTATCTCCGGGGGTTACATTGATGATACGTTTCTATCTGAGTTATCAGAGCGTGAACGATATTCGATGATAATTGCAGCTGATCGAGGACTTGCTGCGGCGGATCGATTGGAGCTATCACTGGACTTAATCGTGGGAGATTTTGATTCTGTACCGGAGGATGTGCTAGCACGCTTTCGTAATAAATCCACACCGATTAAGACATTCCCGAAGGAAAAGGATAAGACGGATACCCAGATAGCAATCGAACTGGCACTAAATAATAATCCTACTGCAATAGACATTGTTGGTGCTACAGGATGCAGAATGGATCATGTACTTGCGAATATCCATCTGTTGCTGTTACCGTTAAGACAGAATATTCATGCGAATATTCTTGACTTAAATAATCGAATTTATCTTATGGATAAAAGCTTTTCCATTCATAAAACGGAGCAATATGGGGGCTATGTGTCACTTCTTCCTTTTACGGAAAAGGTTGCTGGATTAACTCTGAAAGGCTTTAAGTATCCGTTGGATCATGTTCTACTGAATTCCGGTAACAGTATTGGCATAAGTAATGAGATAAAGGATGACGTAGCACGTGTGGAGTTCTCACAGGGAATCCTGGTAGTGATGGAAGCAAAGGATTAG
- the lgt gene encoding prolipoprotein diacylglyceryl transferase, with the protein MRIVLNTDINFPNLGLKLENVLSGFDVFGYRIAFYGVAIGIGMLLGWFIVEWMAKRTGQNSEIYLDFALIAIVTSVIGARLFYVVFAWETFADNPLSIFNLRTGGLAIYGGIISAIITAFIYCKIKKYSFWLLADTACVGLITGQIIGRWGNFFNREAFGMYTNGLFAMQLDRRDVSYVFRESTSITKLKDIYAGKKAAFDRIMEIRNNIVKVDGVDYIQVHPTFLYESVWNFCLLVILVLYTKHKKFDGEVILLYLIGYGLGRIWIEGLRTDQLFLWGTPIAVSQLLSAVLVISAIVIMICKRRKLSAK; encoded by the coding sequence ATGCGTATTGTACTTAATACCGATATTAACTTTCCGAATTTGGGATTAAAATTGGAGAATGTTCTCTCAGGATTTGATGTTTTCGGTTATCGTATTGCATTCTATGGAGTTGCTATTGGAATAGGAATGCTCCTTGGGTGGTTCATAGTAGAATGGATGGCGAAACGGACCGGGCAGAATTCGGAAATCTATCTGGATTTTGCATTAATTGCGATTGTAACATCAGTGATTGGTGCAAGACTGTTTTATGTTGTTTTTGCATGGGAGACATTTGCTGATAATCCACTATCCATATTTAATCTTAGAACGGGTGGATTAGCGATATATGGTGGTATTATTTCTGCTATCATAACGGCTTTTATCTATTGTAAGATAAAAAAATACTCGTTTTGGCTTTTAGCGGATACGGCCTGTGTGGGCTTAATCACCGGGCAGATTATCGGTCGATGGGGCAATTTCTTTAATAGAGAAGCATTTGGAATGTATACGAATGGTCTCTTTGCAATGCAACTGGATCGCCGGGATGTTTCCTATGTGTTCAGAGAATCCACGTCGATAACTAAATTAAAAGATATCTATGCCGGAAAGAAAGCCGCCTTTGATCGTATTATGGAGATAAGAAATAATATTGTTAAGGTGGACGGAGTGGATTATATCCAGGTTCATCCTACTTTTTTGTATGAATCTGTATGGAATTTCTGCTTGTTGGTAATCCTGGTACTCTATACAAAGCATAAGAAATTCGATGGAGAAGTAATATTATTATATTTAATCGGTTATGGGTTGGGTCGAATATGGATTGAGGGACTAAGAACGGATCAGCTATTCCTGTGGGGAACGCCCATTGCAGTATCGCAGCTCCTTTCCGCAGTTCTTGTAATTAGTGCAATAGTAATAATGATATGTAAGAGAAGAAAATTATCTGCAAAGTAA
- the mraZ gene encoding division/cell wall cluster transcriptional repressor MraZ: MFMGEFNHSIDAKGRIIIPSKFREDLGDEFVITLGLDGCLFAYPNEEWKTFVEELRKLPGTMEARKLQRYFMAGAAACEADKQGRILIPAKLRESAGLDKDIVFVGVLNKIEIWSKERWDSNNDYDDVDAIAERMSEYGISF; encoded by the coding sequence ATGTTTATGGGGGAATTCAATCATTCGATTGATGCAAAAGGAAGAATAATTATACCATCAAAATTCAGAGAAGACTTAGGGGATGAATTTGTTATTACCTTAGGTCTGGATGGTTGTTTGTTTGCATACCCCAATGAGGAATGGAAGACCTTCGTTGAAGAACTTAGAAAGCTGCCTGGAACCATGGAAGCGAGAAAATTACAACGATATTTTATGGCAGGTGCAGCTGCATGCGAAGCGGACAAACAGGGTAGAATACTAATACCCGCAAAGCTGAGAGAAAGTGCAGGATTAGATAAAGATATCGTTTTTGTTGGTGTATTAAACAAAATCGAGATTTGGAGTAAGGAACGTTGGGATAGTAATAACGATTATGATGATGTAGATGCTATTGCGGAACGTATGTCGGAATATGGTATTAGTTTCTAA
- the rpe gene encoding ribulose-phosphate 3-epimerase, translating into MIKLAPSILASDFNILGEQIRQIENAKAEYLHIDVMDGSFVPSISFGMPLIASIRKNSKLIFDVHLMVEEPIRYIKDFKEAGADIITVHTEACTHLHRTISLIKENGLKAGVALNPSTPLNSLEYIIRDLDMVLIMTVNPGFGGQSLIPATLSKIKDMKEMAIRTEASIDIEVDGGIMISNVDQVLQAGANVIVSGTSVFNGDITQNIVEFKKKFQQYNS; encoded by the coding sequence ATGATAAAACTTGCTCCATCGATTTTAGCTTCAGATTTTAATATACTGGGGGAGCAAATCAGACAGATAGAGAATGCAAAAGCTGAATATCTTCATATTGATGTGATGGATGGGTCATTCGTTCCCAGTATCAGCTTTGGAATGCCTTTGATAGCTTCGATCCGTAAGAATTCGAAGCTTATTTTTGATGTACATTTGATGGTAGAGGAACCAATTCGATATATTAAAGACTTTAAAGAAGCAGGGGCGGATATCATTACCGTACATACAGAAGCATGTACTCATCTTCATAGAACAATATCGCTAATCAAAGAGAATGGTCTTAAGGCTGGAGTGGCTCTTAATCCGTCAACACCCCTTAATTCCTTGGAATATATCATTAGGGATCTGGATATGGTGCTTATAATGACAGTAAATCCAGGATTTGGTGGACAAAGCCTTATTCCAGCAACTCTATCCAAGATTAAAGACATGAAAGAGATGGCAATCCGAACAGAGGCATCAATTGATATTGAAGTTGATGGGGGAATTATGATTTCAAATGTGGATCAGGTCCTTCAAGCCGGAGCTAATGTAATTGTTTCGGGGACTTCTGTATTTAATGGAGATATAACACAGAATATAGTGGAATTTAAGAAAAAGTTTCAACAGTATAATTCATGA
- a CDS encoding septum formation initiator family protein, with amino-acid sequence MDTKRRPYQYNAGTSYVEGNTVRKLNAAPNIHREQPLSVPSPHRQIKRQPVSSGMTLASLLVLTIAIIATVYVCVDYLKLQYNVNQMEKSIITLEREVTEMTKVNDAAYEDINETYDLEYIYEVAVNDLGMVYPNNNTVITYEPSEDGYVRQFEDIPK; translated from the coding sequence ATGGACACAAAAAGAAGACCATATCAATATAATGCAGGGACAAGCTACGTAGAAGGCAATACGGTACGTAAATTAAATGCTGCTCCTAATATTCATAGAGAGCAGCCATTAAGTGTGCCATCTCCTCACAGACAGATAAAAAGACAGCCAGTTTCCTCAGGTATGACCTTAGCATCACTGTTGGTGTTGACGATTGCAATTATTGCGACCGTCTATGTATGTGTTGATTATTTAAAGCTTCAGTATAATGTCAATCAGATGGAAAAATCCATTATTACCTTAGAACGTGAAGTTACTGAGATGACAAAGGTAAATGATGCAGCATATGAAGATATTAATGAGACGTATGATTTGGAATATATTTATGAGGTTGCAGTCAACGATTTAGGTATGGTATATCCCAATAATAATACGGTAATTACTTATGAGCCTAGTGAAGATGGGTATGTCAGACAGTTCGAGGATATCCCGAAGTAA
- the rlmN gene encoding 23S rRNA (adenine(2503)-C(2))-methyltransferase RlmN, with product MEELDIKSLTLEELTEEFKKQGMPAFRAKQVFEWLHVKLVDGFDDMTNLSKELRSTLKEKYPITLLSEVDALHSETDGTIKYLFRLNDNRVIESVLMKYHHGNSVCISSQVGCRMGCKFCASTLGGKERDLLPSEMLDQIYRIQVLSGERVSNVVVMGTGEPLDNYDNLIRFLKILTDSRGLNISARNITVSTCGIPDKIRAFAEEGMSITLALSLHAPNNEIRKKLMPVASKYSLEEVMEAFIYYYEKTGRRLTFEYSLVEGVNDEEEHAKELSRLIKGINCHVNLIPVNPIKERNYKKSESKKIQIFKNTLEKNRINVTIRREMGADINAACGQLRKSYIDNCSV from the coding sequence ATGGAAGAATTAGATATCAAGTCGCTTACACTTGAGGAATTAACAGAAGAATTTAAAAAACAGGGTATGCCTGCTTTTCGTGCTAAACAGGTTTTTGAATGGTTACATGTGAAATTGGTGGATGGGTTTGATGACATGACCAATTTATCCAAAGAATTAAGAAGTACATTGAAGGAAAAATATCCAATTACATTGCTATCAGAGGTGGATGCGCTTCATTCTGAAACGGATGGAACCATTAAATATCTATTTCGTCTAAATGATAACAGAGTGATTGAAAGTGTTCTTATGAAGTATCATCACGGCAACAGCGTTTGCATTTCTTCTCAGGTGGGTTGCAGAATGGGTTGTAAATTCTGCGCTTCAACCCTAGGTGGAAAAGAAAGGGACCTGCTTCCTTCTGAAATGCTGGATCAGATTTACCGTATTCAAGTATTATCCGGTGAAAGGGTATCCAATGTGGTAGTGATGGGAACTGGTGAGCCTTTGGATAACTACGATAATTTAATACGTTTTCTTAAGATACTAACGGATTCTAGAGGGTTGAATATCAGTGCCAGAAATATAACCGTTTCTACCTGCGGTATCCCGGATAAGATCCGGGCATTTGCTGAGGAAGGGATGTCAATCACTTTGGCTCTTTCACTACACGCACCCAATAATGAAATTAGAAAAAAGTTAATGCCGGTGGCAAGTAAATACTCTTTAGAAGAAGTTATGGAGGCATTTATCTATTACTATGAAAAAACTGGTAGAAGGCTGACCTTTGAATATAGTTTAGTGGAGGGTGTTAATGATGAGGAGGAGCATGCAAAGGAGCTTTCCAGACTTATAAAGGGTATAAATTGTCACGTTAATTTAATACCCGTAAATCCAATAAAAGAGCGAAATTATAAAAAATCGGAAAGCAAAAAGATACAAATTTTCAAAAATACACTTGAAAAAAATAGAATTAATGTTACTATTAGAAGAGAAATGGGCGCAGATATTAATGCTGCCTGTGGGCAACTGAGAAAGAGCTATATTGATAATTGTAGCGTTTAG
- a CDS encoding Stp1/IreP family PP2C-type Ser/Thr phosphatase: MKAFSITDIGERRRINQDYVFCSESAVGKLPNLFIVADGMGGHNAGDYASRFCVEYFKQKIEESDLVSPIASIEAAIRETNDVLRSKAEEQSELEGMGTTFVAATIFDHEMYVANVGDSRLYVISNEMRQITEDHSLVEAMVKNGELDRNEARIHPNKNIITRAIGVNEKVEPDFFEVTLKEGDTVLMCSDGLTNMLEDETIERIIRENDDPKNAADTLVKYANQNGGKDNIAIIIIKV; this comes from the coding sequence TTGAAAGCATTTTCAATTACTGATATTGGAGAGCGACGGAGGATTAATCAGGATTATGTCTTCTGCAGTGAAAGTGCCGTTGGAAAACTACCGAACTTATTTATTGTAGCCGATGGTATGGGTGGACATAATGCGGGTGATTATGCTTCAAGATTCTGTGTTGAGTATTTTAAGCAAAAGATAGAAGAGAGCGATCTTGTATCACCTATTGCATCAATTGAGGCAGCAATTAGGGAGACGAATGATGTCCTTCGCAGTAAGGCGGAAGAACAAAGCGAGTTAGAGGGCATGGGAACAACATTTGTGGCAGCGACTATATTCGATCATGAAATGTATGTTGCTAATGTCGGAGATAGCAGATTATATGTGATAAGCAATGAAATGAGACAGATTACCGAAGACCATAGTTTGGTTGAAGCAATGGTAAAAAACGGAGAATTAGATCGTAACGAAGCTCGTATTCATCCGAATAAGAATATAATTACCAGGGCAATAGGTGTCAATGAGAAGGTAGAGCCGGATTTTTTTGAAGTCACCTTAAAAGAAGGGGATACAGTACTTATGTGCTCGGATGGCCTGACGAACATGTTGGAAGACGAGACGATTGAACGGATTATCAGAGAAAATGATGATCCTAAGAATGCGGCTGATACCTTGGTGAAGTATGCAAATCAAAACGGTGGAAAAGACAATATAGCTATTATTATAATTAAAGTATGA
- the rsmH gene encoding 16S rRNA (cytosine(1402)-N(4))-methyltransferase RsmH, protein MGFEHKSVLLYETIENLNIKPNGIYVDGTLGGGGHSYEIAKLLTTGRLIGIDQDEAAINAAGERLSQFKNNVTIVRSNYSEIKRVLTEIGVHKVDGILLDLGVSSYQLDTPERGFSYKEDAPLDMRMDTRNTKTAKDIVNTYSEMELFRIIRDYGEDNFAKNIAKHIVRMREEKPIETTYELTEAIKAAIPMKLRVNTGHPAKRTFQAIRIELNQELEVLKNTLQDMIELLAPGGRLCIITFHSLEDRIVKSNFRMNENPCTCPPNFPVCVCGKKPLGKVITRKPILPSEQELLENKRAKSSKLRVFEKIS, encoded by the coding sequence ATGGGGTTTGAGCATAAATCGGTATTGTTGTATGAAACCATTGAGAATTTAAATATAAAGCCGAATGGGATTTATGTAGATGGAACCCTTGGTGGAGGCGGTCATTCCTATGAGATCGCCAAGCTTCTGACAACGGGGAGATTAATCGGGATTGATCAGGATGAAGCAGCAATTAATGCGGCAGGAGAACGACTAAGTCAATTTAAAAATAATGTAACGATTGTTCGGAGTAATTATAGTGAAATTAAAAGGGTACTAACCGAAATTGGAGTTCATAAGGTAGATGGGATTTTATTGGACTTAGGAGTCTCTTCCTATCAGCTGGACACTCCTGAGAGAGGCTTTTCTTACAAAGAAGATGCTCCGCTGGATATGCGAATGGATACCAGGAATACGAAGACGGCCAAGGATATCGTTAACACCTATAGTGAGATGGAATTATTCCGGATCATTCGAGATTATGGTGAAGATAACTTTGCTAAGAACATAGCAAAGCACATTGTTCGTATGAGGGAAGAAAAGCCGATTGAGACTACTTACGAATTAACGGAAGCAATTAAAGCGGCAATTCCTATGAAGCTTCGGGTAAATACAGGACATCCGGCAAAAAGAACCTTTCAGGCAATACGAATTGAATTAAATCAGGAACTTGAAGTATTAAAAAATACATTACAGGATATGATAGAATTATTGGCACCGGGTGGACGATTGTGCATCATTACATTTCATTCTTTGGAGGATCGAATTGTTAAATCCAATTTTAGAATGAATGAGAACCCATGTACCTGTCCTCCGAACTTTCCGGTATGTGTATGTGGAAAGAAGCCATTAGGTAAAGTGATTACACGAAAGCCAATACTTCCTTCTGAACAGGAACTATTGGAAAATAAAAGAGCTAAGAGTTCGAAATTAAGAGTTTTCGAAAAGATATCATAG
- the rsgA gene encoding ribosome small subunit-dependent GTPase A: protein MRGKIIKGIAGFYYVHTSENNMIYECKAKGIFRNQKIKPLVGDDVEIDTNDQPEGNGTIIAILPRKNELIRPAVANVDQAMIIFAAAEPDPNLNLLDRFLIMMEKQQIDTIICFNKTDIADENKLDLLKNTYSRCGCKVFFSSMRNGKGTDQLYECIKGKTTVLAGPSGVGKSTFVNSIKPDADMKTGNVSEKIKRGKHTTRHSELIHLDHDTYIMDTPGFSSLYIDSIDYNELKDYFVEFQNYEDGCRFAGCCHQNEPGCAVKEALQDGEISRIRYNNYITLYLELKNQKRY from the coding sequence TTGAGAGGCAAGATAATCAAGGGTATTGCAGGATTTTATTATGTTCATACGTCTGAGAATAATATGATATACGAATGTAAAGCAAAAGGTATTTTTCGTAATCAGAAAATAAAACCATTAGTAGGTGATGACGTAGAAATAGATACCAATGATCAACCAGAGGGAAATGGAACAATTATAGCTATCTTACCAAGAAAAAATGAGTTAATACGGCCTGCTGTTGCAAATGTAGATCAGGCTATGATAATATTTGCAGCAGCTGAGCCTGATCCGAATTTAAATCTTCTGGATCGATTTCTTATTATGATGGAGAAACAGCAGATAGATACGATTATTTGCTTTAATAAGACGGATATTGCAGATGAGAATAAATTGGATTTATTAAAGAATACTTACAGCCGGTGCGGCTGTAAAGTGTTCTTTAGCAGTATGCGTAATGGCAAGGGAACTGATCAGTTGTATGAATGTATAAAAGGGAAAACTACAGTACTTGCAGGTCCATCCGGTGTTGGCAAATCCACTTTTGTTAACAGCATTAAACCGGATGCTGATATGAAGACGGGGAATGTTAGTGAGAAAATAAAACGAGGGAAGCATACCACAAGACATTCGGAGCTGATTCATTTGGATCATGATACTTATATCATGGATACTCCCGGTTTTAGTTCATTATATATTGATAGTATTGATTACAACGAGCTGAAGGACTATTTTGTTGAGTTTCAGAATTATGAGGATGGTTGCCGTTTTGCTGGATGTTGCCATCAAAACGAACCGGGCTGTGCGGTGAAGGAAGCTTTACAGGATGGAGAAATTAGTAGAATTCGTTATAATAATTATATCACCTTATATCTTGAATTAAAAAATCAAAAGCGGTATTAA